The following are encoded together in the Malaya genurostris strain Urasoe2022 chromosome 3, Malgen_1.1, whole genome shotgun sequence genome:
- the LOC131437862 gene encoding transmembrane protein 209 isoform X1, which yields MSISNPNSPTQRSPLVDRTLDLYLNKQRSRECLKWGSFNIALLSIIMFDVSNKCPYSFSHWYYVEYAAAAIIFCSVVYYFSRYFYYMFSKKPLEGTDTQRKLLKFDTDDNSFITTTPAPKKQISSVHASTGNLSSVSLHSFNESGLTASPGWVFNRGSPHRQADRNISVSNYTFESSFSTSANNSTNFSPSLRKVANKNDFIVDEKGLQIYLREVSNEERNSSSFMDGMNTSGSTLNSFWNSYKLDDMSNLLKTSLYQLSPSAPPSKQALKEHESGSYNTIDSEVGSEVLKKVSSVQLSNYVANLRMWVSLTILQRIVSEMNSIDNSFRTRGFTDIQLGSVGLERLKKTAENQQLVTLYIPKLPLMIPFLEMSTNQEYLVQRIKDLSKGSCIADYRWNSGSAYKGLSWDEHLPTDSAIVFHLFCTYMDSQLRPLPQPGGRPFYHRYVVIADKKSPKETLAEVKTKNKAKCAILCSNPLKPKFNFISDDKIHNSAYDRNNLFYVIIQFLIYMKNYHEGAVEGINLGKSGINILCVVED from the exons ATGTCTATCAG CAATCCAAATTCGCCTACCCAGCGCAGTCCACTGGTGGACCGGACACTTGACCTGTATCTTAACAAACAACGTTCTCGAGAATGCCTCAAATGGGGTTCATTCAACATAGCTCTTCTATCCATAATTATGTTTGACGTATCCAATAAGTGTCCCTATTCTTTCTCTCATTGGTACTATGTGGAATATGCGGCCGCAGCAATTATATTCTGTAGCGTGGTATACTACTTCAGTCGTTACTTCTATTATATGTTTAGTAAAAAACCGCTGGAAGGAACGGATACTCaacgaaaattgttaaaattcgaCACTGACGATAACTCCTTCATAACCACCACGCCAGCACCTAAAAAGCAGATTAGTTCTGTCCATGCATCGACGGGGAATCTCTCGTCTGTTAGTTTGCATTCGTTCAATGAAAGCGGATTAACCGCATCACCAGGATGGGTTTTCAATCGTGGTAGTCCACATCGCCAAGCAGACAGGAACATATCGGTTTCCAATTACACGTTCGAAAGTTCCTTCAGTACGAGTGCGAATAATTCTACAAATTTTTCACCATCGCTTAGAAAAGTTGCTAATAAGAATGATTTCATTGTCGATGAAAAAGGATTACAAATTTACCTGAG AGAAGTTTCCAATGAAGAAAGGAACAGTAGCTCATTTATGGATGGAATGAACACATCTGGAAGTACACTGAACTCGTTTTGGAATAGCTATAAATTGGATGATATGTCGAATTTGCTGAAAACATCTCTATATCAGCTTTCGCCATCGGCTCCACCGAGTAAACAAGCTTTAAAAGAGCACGAGAGCGGATCATACAACACAATCGATTCGGAAGTTGGCTCCGAGGTATTGAAAAAAGTGTCGTCAGTTCAACTGTCGAACTATGTTGCCAACTTGAGAATG TGGGTATCGCTAACAATTCTTCAGCGAATTGTGTCGGAAATGAACAGCATCGATAATTCGTTTCGAACTCGTGGGTTCACGGATATTCAGCTTGGGAGTGTAGGCCTGGAGAGACTCAAGAAAACCGCTGAAAATCAGCAGTTAGTGACGCTTTATATTCCTAAACTGCCATTGATGATTCCCTTTCTGGAAATGTCTACCAATCAGGAATACTTGGTCCAACGAATAAAGGACTTGTCCAAAGGCAGTTGTATCGCTGATTATCGTTGGAACTCTGGCTCCGCCTACAAGGGACTAAGCTGGGACGAACATCTACCTACGGATTCCGCC ATCGTATTCCACCTGTTCTGTACCTACATGGATAGCCAATTACGGCCATTACCACAACCTGGCGGTCGTCCATTTTATCATCGATATGTCGTGATTGCCGATAAAAAGAGCCCAAAAGAAACGTTAGCGGAAGTGAAAACAAAGAACAAAGCAAAGTGTGCTATACTTTGCTCTAATCCGTTGAAACCAAAGTTTAATTTCATCTCGGATGACAAGATCCACAACAGTGCTTAC GATCGCAACAATCTTTTCTACGTAATCATTCAGTTcctaatttatatgaaaaattaCCATGAAGGCGCAGTGGAAGGAATCAATCTCGGGAAAAGTGGTATCAACATATTATGTGTGGTGGAAGATTGA
- the LOC131437862 gene encoding transmembrane protein 209 isoform X2, with the protein MFDVSNKCPYSFSHWYYVEYAAAAIIFCSVVYYFSRYFYYMFSKKPLEGTDTQRKLLKFDTDDNSFITTTPAPKKQISSVHASTGNLSSVSLHSFNESGLTASPGWVFNRGSPHRQADRNISVSNYTFESSFSTSANNSTNFSPSLRKVANKNDFIVDEKGLQIYLREVSNEERNSSSFMDGMNTSGSTLNSFWNSYKLDDMSNLLKTSLYQLSPSAPPSKQALKEHESGSYNTIDSEVGSEVLKKVSSVQLSNYVANLRMWVSLTILQRIVSEMNSIDNSFRTRGFTDIQLGSVGLERLKKTAENQQLVTLYIPKLPLMIPFLEMSTNQEYLVQRIKDLSKGSCIADYRWNSGSAYKGLSWDEHLPTDSAIVFHLFCTYMDSQLRPLPQPGGRPFYHRYVVIADKKSPKETLAEVKTKNKAKCAILCSNPLKPKFNFISDDKIHNSAYDRNNLFYVIIQFLIYMKNYHEGAVEGINLGKSGINILCVVED; encoded by the exons ATGTTTGACGTATCCAATAAGTGTCCCTATTCTTTCTCTCATTGGTACTATGTGGAATATGCGGCCGCAGCAATTATATTCTGTAGCGTGGTATACTACTTCAGTCGTTACTTCTATTATATGTTTAGTAAAAAACCGCTGGAAGGAACGGATACTCaacgaaaattgttaaaattcgaCACTGACGATAACTCCTTCATAACCACCACGCCAGCACCTAAAAAGCAGATTAGTTCTGTCCATGCATCGACGGGGAATCTCTCGTCTGTTAGTTTGCATTCGTTCAATGAAAGCGGATTAACCGCATCACCAGGATGGGTTTTCAATCGTGGTAGTCCACATCGCCAAGCAGACAGGAACATATCGGTTTCCAATTACACGTTCGAAAGTTCCTTCAGTACGAGTGCGAATAATTCTACAAATTTTTCACCATCGCTTAGAAAAGTTGCTAATAAGAATGATTTCATTGTCGATGAAAAAGGATTACAAATTTACCTGAG AGAAGTTTCCAATGAAGAAAGGAACAGTAGCTCATTTATGGATGGAATGAACACATCTGGAAGTACACTGAACTCGTTTTGGAATAGCTATAAATTGGATGATATGTCGAATTTGCTGAAAACATCTCTATATCAGCTTTCGCCATCGGCTCCACCGAGTAAACAAGCTTTAAAAGAGCACGAGAGCGGATCATACAACACAATCGATTCGGAAGTTGGCTCCGAGGTATTGAAAAAAGTGTCGTCAGTTCAACTGTCGAACTATGTTGCCAACTTGAGAATG TGGGTATCGCTAACAATTCTTCAGCGAATTGTGTCGGAAATGAACAGCATCGATAATTCGTTTCGAACTCGTGGGTTCACGGATATTCAGCTTGGGAGTGTAGGCCTGGAGAGACTCAAGAAAACCGCTGAAAATCAGCAGTTAGTGACGCTTTATATTCCTAAACTGCCATTGATGATTCCCTTTCTGGAAATGTCTACCAATCAGGAATACTTGGTCCAACGAATAAAGGACTTGTCCAAAGGCAGTTGTATCGCTGATTATCGTTGGAACTCTGGCTCCGCCTACAAGGGACTAAGCTGGGACGAACATCTACCTACGGATTCCGCC ATCGTATTCCACCTGTTCTGTACCTACATGGATAGCCAATTACGGCCATTACCACAACCTGGCGGTCGTCCATTTTATCATCGATATGTCGTGATTGCCGATAAAAAGAGCCCAAAAGAAACGTTAGCGGAAGTGAAAACAAAGAACAAAGCAAAGTGTGCTATACTTTGCTCTAATCCGTTGAAACCAAAGTTTAATTTCATCTCGGATGACAAGATCCACAACAGTGCTTAC GATCGCAACAATCTTTTCTACGTAATCATTCAGTTcctaatttatatgaaaaattaCCATGAAGGCGCAGTGGAAGGAATCAATCTCGGGAAAAGTGGTATCAACATATTATGTGTGGTGGAAGATTGA
- the LOC131436720 gene encoding plasma membrane ascorbate-dependent reductase CYBRD1 yields the protein MDNNGPSAGSYNNFRILYLITQMVGATIVILVGCWIGVHLNGLAWTSRPSVQFNWHPLMMTLGMIFLYGNSILVYRGFRYARKKPLKITHAIVHGLAFLFTVIALIAAFDSHNLASTPIPNMYTLHSWVGMAAVVLFSLQYVFGFVSYLFPGVRDTLRASYMPVHVFFGVLGFVLAIAASLLGLLEKAIFSISNYRELPAQAVLVNTIGLLMIVYGGLVVFLVTEPMYKRKPLPEDVMLLTHSASSQ from the exons ATGGACAACAACGGACCTTCCGCAGGATCATATAACAACTTCCGTATACTGTACCTTATTACGCAGATGGTGGGAGCAACCATCGTTATTCTAGTCGGATGCTGGATCGGTGTACATCTGAATGGCCTCGCATGGACATCGCGGCCATCAGTTCAATTCAACTGGCACCCTCTAATGATGACGTTGGGGATGATTTTCCTTTACGGAAATT CAATTCTAGTCTACCGTGGATTCCGTTATGCGCGCAAGAAACCGTTGAAAATTACGCATGCTATAGTTCACGGATTGGCATTCCTTTTCACCGTGATTGCACTGATAGCAGCCTTCGACTCGCACAACTTGGCCAGTACTCCCATTCCGAACATGTACACACTGCATTCTTGGGTTGGGATGGCGGCTGTAGTTCTATTCAGTCTTCAG TATGTTTTTGGATTTGTTTCGTATCTATTTCCTGGCGTTCGTGACACACTTCGCGCGAGTTACATGCCTGTGCATGTGTTTTTCGGTGTGCTCGGATTTGTGCTCGCTATCGCTGCGTCACTGCTCGGGCTCTTGGAAAAAGCTATCTTTTCGAT AAGCAATTATCGCGAGCTGCCGGCACAAGCGGTGCTGGTTAACACAATCGGACTCTTGATGATTGTCTATGGTGGCCTGGTCGTGTTTCTCGTTACTGAACCAATGTACAAGCGGAAACCATTACCTGAAGATGTGATGCTATTGACACATAGTGCGTCATCGCAGTGA